Proteins encoded by one window of Synechococcus sp. WH 7805:
- a CDS encoding response regulator transcription factor, whose protein sequence is MSESDERPLVLLLGQDALALADRLLASGYQTHAGASAGISGVPAAGLVGADAIDQVASLRDRFGSMPILIGVSEDTIEAREVCFSCGADDFWFTTSGPSDLLQRLRLHLVIQDRSQMRRPLLKVGDLSVDISCRQVRRGQRPVALTSREYALLMLLMEERGTVVGRDRILREVWNDEQGSSSNVIEVYVRYLRQKLEEGGESRLIHTIRGRGYCLNDGAPRLDPS, encoded by the coding sequence ATGAGCGAAAGCGATGAACGCCCTTTGGTGTTGTTGCTGGGCCAGGACGCTTTGGCCCTGGCGGACCGGCTGCTGGCGTCTGGCTACCAAACCCACGCGGGGGCGTCTGCCGGGATTAGTGGCGTGCCGGCGGCGGGCCTTGTAGGAGCTGATGCGATCGATCAGGTGGCCTCGCTCAGGGATCGGTTTGGGTCAATGCCGATCCTGATTGGCGTCAGCGAAGACACGATTGAGGCCCGCGAGGTTTGTTTCAGCTGCGGAGCAGACGATTTCTGGTTCACCACGAGTGGGCCAAGCGATCTGTTGCAGAGGCTGCGGCTGCATCTGGTGATTCAGGACCGCAGCCAGATGCGTCGTCCCTTATTAAAGGTGGGCGATCTCAGTGTTGACATCAGCTGCCGGCAGGTTCGGCGTGGCCAGAGGCCCGTTGCTCTCACGTCTCGTGAATACGCCCTGCTGATGTTGCTGATGGAGGAGCGCGGCACCGTGGTGGGCCGCGACAGGATCCTGCGTGAGGTCTGGAACGACGAACAGGGATCCTCTAGCAACGTGATCGAGGTCTATGTGCGTTATTTGCGTCAGAAGCTGGAGGAGGGGGGTGAGTCGCGACTGATCCATACGATTCGTGGCCGCGGCTACTGCCTCAACGATGGTGCGCCAAGACTCGACCCCAGCTGA
- a CDS encoding NAD(+) kinase: protein MPRVGLIVNDGKPLAVEIAITIQARLERGGHEVVRVSSSGGMVGFANPDQHLRMLGYNACVPEGFDPSMALAIVLGGDGTVLSAARQTAPVGVPILTINTGHLGFLAEAYLDDLDRALDQVLTEQWTIEERANLVVSVMRGDQRRWEALSLNEMALHREPLTSMCHFEIAIGRHAPVDISADGVILSTPTGSTAYALSAGGPVITPDCPVLQLTPIAPHSLASRALVFSDQEPVTVFPATPERLMMVVDGSAGCYVWPEDRVLIRRSDHPVRFVRLTDHEFFQVLRNKLGWGLPHVAKPNRS from the coding sequence GTGCCCCGGGTCGGACTGATCGTCAACGATGGCAAGCCTCTGGCGGTTGAGATCGCCATCACCATTCAGGCTCGCCTGGAGCGCGGCGGCCACGAGGTGGTGAGAGTGAGTAGCTCCGGAGGGATGGTGGGCTTTGCCAATCCCGACCAGCACCTGCGCATGCTCGGATACAACGCCTGTGTTCCCGAAGGCTTTGATCCGTCGATGGCCCTGGCGATCGTGCTGGGGGGAGATGGCACGGTGCTCTCGGCCGCGCGTCAGACAGCGCCGGTGGGTGTGCCGATTCTCACGATCAACACGGGCCATCTCGGCTTTTTGGCCGAGGCTTACCTCGATGACCTGGATCGGGCCTTGGATCAGGTGCTCACGGAGCAGTGGACGATTGAGGAGCGTGCCAATCTGGTGGTGAGCGTGATGCGCGGCGATCAACGCCGCTGGGAGGCTCTGTCGCTCAACGAAATGGCTCTGCACCGTGAACCACTCACGAGCATGTGTCACTTCGAGATCGCCATCGGCCGCCACGCACCGGTGGATATTTCTGCGGATGGCGTCATTCTCTCCACACCCACCGGATCCACGGCTTATGCCCTCAGCGCTGGAGGACCGGTGATCACACCCGATTGTCCGGTGCTGCAGCTGACGCCGATCGCGCCTCACTCGCTGGCCTCAAGAGCTCTGGTGTTCAGCGACCAGGAACCTGTGACCGTGTTTCCCGCCACGCCGGAACGGCTGATGATGGTGGTGGACGGCAGTGCGGGCTGTTATGTGTGGCCTGAAGACCGGGTGCTGATCCGGCGCAGCGACCATCCCGTTCGGTTTGTGCGCCTGACAGACCATGAGTTCTTCCAGGTGCTGCGCAACAAACTGGGCTGGGGTCTTCCTCACGTGGCCAAGCCCAATCGTTCATGA
- a CDS encoding AarF/ABC1/UbiB kinase family protein, which produces MSVLSVFDGSARALEIVQVLSKHEWAFLSQLLRRGDAEETRLPLPSVLCNILTELGPVYVKLGQLLSTRPDLLGEAYIEALSELQANVPPVPWEKVRPQLEEQLNSEVTQAFRTFDHDPIAAGSVGQVYRASLQDGVPVAVKVLRPGIEVQVAEDGRLLRKIAALASATALGSQYDFIGLADQVLDALGRELDFRIEAQNTLRLERCLEASSFVPEGQLRLPQVVQNLSGQRVLVLEWIEGDAILTDQARLSLSQGPGVGATTTALLGAFVEQYFVEGFFHADPHPGNLKVLSDGSVVLLDAGMVGVFDPRTRSNLLDLVLALINQDGARATDLLEQIAPAARGIKVDRQQLQRQLDALIASSFSKPLEELNFALFLADLLQLANRTGLRVPGTLGLFVKSVTNLEGVGCSLNPAFSFTGEMQPLVAQLLARSVMLPQERLMQFGLDLRNFSLEAPRQFSQLLRRFSSDELVFALQLEGLESLRATLERLSQRVSLAILVAALLLSATLMATLAQQQLLRNVSEGLFIGATLFGLWLIVSLLRSSRR; this is translated from the coding sequence GTGTCTGTGCTTTCGGTGTTCGATGGCTCCGCGCGAGCCCTGGAGATCGTTCAGGTTCTCTCGAAGCATGAATGGGCGTTTCTCTCCCAGCTTCTGCGTCGTGGTGATGCCGAGGAGACCAGGCTTCCCCTGCCATCGGTGCTGTGCAACATCCTCACGGAGCTGGGACCGGTTTACGTGAAGCTGGGCCAGTTGCTCAGCACGCGCCCGGACCTGCTCGGTGAGGCCTATATCGAGGCCCTCAGTGAGCTGCAGGCCAACGTGCCGCCAGTGCCCTGGGAGAAGGTGCGTCCCCAACTGGAAGAGCAGCTGAACAGCGAGGTCACGCAGGCCTTCCGCACGTTCGACCACGATCCGATTGCAGCTGGCAGTGTGGGACAGGTGTACCGGGCCTCCTTGCAGGACGGGGTGCCGGTGGCCGTGAAGGTGCTGCGGCCAGGCATCGAGGTCCAGGTGGCTGAGGACGGCCGTCTGCTGCGCAAGATTGCGGCCCTGGCCTCAGCCACGGCGTTGGGCAGCCAGTACGACTTCATCGGGCTGGCTGACCAGGTGCTTGATGCCCTGGGCCGAGAATTGGATTTCCGCATCGAAGCTCAGAACACTCTCCGTTTGGAGCGCTGTCTGGAGGCCTCTTCATTTGTTCCTGAGGGGCAGCTGCGGTTGCCCCAGGTGGTGCAGAACCTCTCCGGTCAGCGGGTGCTGGTGTTGGAGTGGATTGAAGGGGACGCCATCCTCACGGACCAAGCGCGGCTCTCCCTCAGCCAGGGTCCGGGGGTTGGTGCCACCACCACGGCGCTTCTGGGTGCCTTTGTGGAGCAGTACTTCGTGGAGGGTTTTTTCCATGCTGATCCCCACCCGGGGAATCTGAAGGTGTTGAGCGATGGCAGCGTGGTGCTGCTCGATGCCGGCATGGTCGGCGTGTTCGACCCGCGCACCCGCAGCAATCTGCTGGATCTGGTGCTGGCGCTGATCAATCAGGATGGTGCCAGGGCCACCGATCTGCTGGAACAGATCGCTCCAGCAGCCCGCGGGATAAAGGTTGACCGGCAACAGCTCCAACGCCAGTTGGATGCGTTGATTGCCAGCAGTTTCTCCAAACCCTTGGAAGAGCTGAATTTCGCTCTGTTTTTGGCCGATCTTCTGCAGTTGGCCAACCGCACTGGTCTGCGCGTGCCCGGAACGCTTGGGCTGTTTGTGAAGTCGGTCACCAATTTGGAAGGTGTGGGCTGCTCGCTCAACCCTGCGTTCAGTTTCACCGGAGAAATGCAGCCCCTGGTGGCTCAATTGCTGGCGCGCTCGGTGATGTTGCCGCAGGAGCGTTTGATGCAGTTCGGCCTGGATCTGCGCAATTTCTCCCTTGAAGCGCCGCGTCAATTCAGTCAGCTGCTGCGGCGTTTTAGCAGTGATGAGCTCGTGTTTGCCCTGCAGCTTGAGGGGCTGGAGTCGTTGCGCGCCACGCTGGAGCGACTGTCGCAGCGGGTGTCGCTGGCGATTCTGGTGGCCGCACTGCTGCTCAGCGCCACGCTGATGGCGACGCTCGCTCAGCAGCAATTGCTGCGCAATGTGAGCGAGGGCTTGTTTATCGGCGCCACGCTCTTCGGTCTCTGGTTGATCGTGTCCCTGCTTCGCTCCAGCCGTCGCTGA
- the pheS gene encoding phenylalanine--tRNA ligase subunit alpha has translation MSATVTLQQLTDQLEALEAEAAEAIAAAADADALEQLRVGLLGKKGRLSGVLGSMGKLPGNERPLVGQRANVLKTQVQTLLGERLLAVKQAAMEARIAAETLDVTAPPVGVPMGHRHPLISTTEEIVDLFCGLGYQVEEGPEVETDHHNFTALNIPPEHPARDMQDTFYLKDNLLLRTHTSPVQIRHLESNPPPVRIVAPGRVYRRDAVDATHSPVFHQVEVLAIDEGLDFSHLRGTVMAFLKAFFGDLPVRFRASYFPFTEPSAEVDVQWRGRWLEVMGCGMVDPAVLEGLGLDPERWSGFAAGLGVERFCMVRHGIDDIRRLYTSDLRFLEQF, from the coding sequence GTGAGCGCCACCGTCACCCTGCAGCAGCTCACCGATCAGCTGGAGGCCCTTGAGGCCGAAGCGGCTGAAGCCATCGCCGCCGCTGCCGATGCCGATGCCCTCGAGCAGTTGCGGGTTGGATTGCTTGGAAAGAAAGGCCGTCTCTCCGGCGTTCTCGGATCCATGGGTAAGTTGCCCGGCAACGAGCGGCCGCTGGTAGGGCAGCGCGCCAATGTTTTGAAAACTCAGGTGCAGACGCTCCTGGGAGAGCGCCTCCTGGCCGTGAAACAGGCCGCGATGGAGGCTCGCATCGCAGCGGAGACTCTGGATGTCACCGCTCCTCCGGTAGGCGTTCCCATGGGGCATCGCCACCCCTTGATCAGCACCACCGAGGAGATCGTTGATCTGTTCTGTGGTCTTGGTTATCAGGTGGAGGAGGGGCCCGAGGTGGAGACCGACCATCACAATTTCACCGCCCTCAACATTCCCCCGGAGCACCCGGCCCGGGACATGCAGGACACCTTTTATCTGAAAGACAACCTGCTGTTGCGTACGCACACCTCACCGGTGCAGATCCGGCATCTGGAAAGCAATCCACCGCCGGTGCGCATCGTGGCCCCCGGCCGCGTGTATCGCCGGGATGCCGTGGACGCCACCCATTCCCCGGTGTTCCACCAGGTGGAGGTGCTGGCCATCGATGAAGGCTTGGATTTCAGTCACCTGCGCGGCACGGTGATGGCCTTCCTCAAGGCCTTTTTCGGAGATCTGCCGGTGCGTTTCCGCGCCAGTTATTTCCCGTTCACAGAGCCTTCCGCTGAGGTCGATGTGCAGTGGCGGGGTCGCTGGCTTGAAGTGATGGGTTGCGGGATGGTGGACCCTGCGGTGCTCGAAGGCCTGGGGCTCGATCCTGAGCGCTGGAGTGGTTTTGCCGCTGGTCTTGGCGTGGAACGTTTTTGCATGGTCCGCCATGGCATTGACGACATCCGCCGGCTCTACACCAGCGATCTGCGCTTCCTCGAGCAGTTCTGA
- the surE gene encoding 5'/3'-nucleotidase SurE has product MAPLRILISNDDGVFADGIRALAAAAAAAGHQVTVVCPDRERSATGHGLTLQTPIRAEKADSLFDAGITAWACSGTPADCMKLALFELMDEAPDLVLSGINHGPNLGTDVFCSGTVAAAMEGTLEGLPSMAISSACFQWRDFQGAAALAVDVATAALKDQWPENLLLNLNIPPCRPEVMGPLRWTRLSIRRYDEQFSPRKDPRGRTYYWLAGEVVEDLESGGDGPRDWPTDVAQIEANSPSLTPIQPELFWRGPLGGLPRLDLNGQRVR; this is encoded by the coding sequence ATGGCCCCCTTGCGGATCTTGATCAGCAATGACGACGGGGTATTTGCCGACGGCATCCGCGCTCTGGCGGCTGCCGCTGCCGCGGCAGGGCATCAGGTGACCGTGGTTTGCCCCGACCGCGAGCGATCCGCCACCGGCCATGGCCTCACCCTCCAAACCCCGATTCGAGCCGAAAAAGCCGACAGCCTGTTTGATGCGGGGATCACTGCTTGGGCCTGCAGCGGCACACCAGCCGACTGCATGAAATTGGCCCTGTTTGAGCTGATGGACGAAGCGCCGGACCTGGTGCTGTCCGGCATCAACCATGGCCCGAATCTGGGGACGGATGTGTTCTGCTCCGGCACCGTGGCCGCTGCGATGGAAGGAACCCTCGAGGGGTTGCCATCGATGGCCATCAGCAGTGCCTGTTTCCAGTGGCGCGACTTCCAGGGTGCCGCCGCCCTGGCGGTGGACGTGGCTACAGCTGCTCTGAAGGACCAATGGCCCGAGAATCTGCTCCTCAATTTGAACATCCCCCCCTGCCGGCCAGAAGTGATGGGCCCTCTGCGCTGGACGCGCCTCTCAATCCGTCGGTACGACGAGCAGTTCAGCCCACGAAAGGATCCTCGTGGCCGCACCTATTACTGGCTGGCGGGCGAAGTCGTGGAAGACCTGGAGTCGGGCGGGGATGGTCCGAGGGACTGGCCAACGGATGTGGCCCAGATCGAAGCCAACAGCCCCTCACTCACCCCCATCCAACCAGAGTTGTTCTGGCGTGGTCCCCTCGGAGGTCTTCCACGATTGGACCTCAATGGTCAACGCGTTCGATAG
- a CDS encoding DUF3611 family protein, protein MADRLDFQLLALGLKRTAWIRFWIQTVLGVVVVGVLLFNNIGGSLSRNADRAVGLSPGLSLTTLSFFVLLFSLWQGWLIVRLGRALDSGVRPSRSEASRLIKRGIFADLLGLVLAAVGYQSLAGALFVQASSQTPGIAIGSQGAAENLAITSLEMLSVLSNTQVLFAHLIGLLFSLWLLQRIYRTR, encoded by the coding sequence ATGGCCGACCGGCTCGATTTCCAGCTGCTGGCCCTTGGCCTGAAGCGGACGGCATGGATTCGCTTCTGGATCCAGACCGTCCTCGGTGTGGTGGTGGTCGGGGTGCTGCTCTTCAACAACATCGGCGGCAGCCTCTCCCGGAATGCAGATCGTGCAGTGGGACTGAGTCCGGGACTGTCCCTGACCACCCTGTCGTTCTTTGTGTTGCTCTTCAGCCTCTGGCAGGGCTGGCTGATCGTGCGCTTGGGGCGTGCGCTCGACAGCGGTGTGCGTCCGAGTCGCTCAGAAGCCAGTCGTCTGATCAAGCGAGGCATCTTTGCCGATCTCCTCGGACTGGTGTTGGCGGCGGTTGGCTATCAGTCGCTGGCAGGAGCCCTGTTCGTGCAAGCCTCGTCGCAGACTCCAGGAATTGCGATCGGTAGCCAGGGTGCTGCTGAGAACTTGGCAATCACCTCGCTGGAGATGCTCTCCGTTTTGAGCAACACGCAGGTGCTGTTCGCCCACCTGATCGGATTGCTGTTTTCGCTCTGGCTGCTGCAGAGGATCTATCGAACGCGTTGA